A stretch of DNA from Arachis hypogaea cultivar Tifrunner chromosome 19, arahy.Tifrunner.gnm2.J5K5, whole genome shotgun sequence:
TGACAACGAGAATGTACACATACAAAATGAAAACCACGCATCCCTCTCTTATAATAGCTTAGCCTAATATCTCTTCTACTGTCACTGCCCAGGTTTCTCTTTCTCTGCATGATTCTCAAATTACTATCACGGGAAACcacttattattataattatttattatatataataagttCAGATGATGGAAAAATCTCAAACCCTAGCTAGTTCTTGAATCTCATAGTACtgttttgaaagaaagaaaaaaaaatcttactcTGATCTGTTGCAAGATCCAACCGTAAAATCTGTAGATCTTACAGAGTGTAGGCATGGATTTGGTTTCTGAATCATCACCACCAGCATCAAACGCCAAAGCTCCGACAACCACCACCGTCAACGGTGTTGGCGGAGGAGGAGGAAGTAACAGCGTTGTAGCCGTTTCTgcatcttcgtcttcttcttcttctccttcatcgaGCCGTTATGAGAATCAAAAGCGGCGAGACTGGAATACGTTCTGTCAGTACCTCCGCAACCACCGTCCGCCGCTCTCGCTGAACCTCTGCAGCGGCGCACACGTGCTCGAGTTCCTTCACTACCTCGATCAGTTCGGGAAAACGAAAGTTCACAACCATAACTGCCCCTTCTTCGGCCTCCCGAACCCTCCGGCGCCCTGCCCCTGCCCGCTCCGCCAAGCCTGGGGCAGCCTCGACGCCCTCATCGGCCGGCTTAGGGCGGCCTATGAAGAGAACGGCGGCAGGCCGGAGTCCAACCCGTTCGGCGCCAGAGCCGTTAGGATTTACCTTCGTGATGTCAGAGATTTTCAGGCCAAAGCTAGAGGAGTCAGTTatgagaagaagaggaagaggccgAAGCCCAAGGTCAACAATAATGGCTGTGCCATGTCCGCCGCTGCCACTACTACTACTTAATGAAATGAAACGAAATGTTTCATCAACAGGTATATCAGCATCTATCACAAGTGTTatataaatgaaaaatgtttttgacctttttttttcttatactcATTGTGTACTTTTTCGAGTAGAAATTACATTcgattttataataataaatcgaAGAGTAATCGCACACAATGGATATAAGAATTGTGAATTAATTATTGGTCTGTTGCGTATCTTGATGTTTATAAGTTAATGTGTTCTTATTAGAATTTCAAGTAATTTGTGCTTTTCTCTATTGGAATTTTAATCAGGTGGCTTTATTTGTTGCCTTCTATGTCTATCTATCTATCAAGTCGCGTCTTCTAATTCTGTACCTTCTCCATTTAAAGAGTTTTTTTGAGATGGAATTTTATTGTTCTTAGCTTCTTGTTGTGAGTTGGGAGTAAGAAATAATGGATATAGTAGTGGAAATGAATTTACAACTGCCATGAATTTCTGCGTTGAAGAATGTTAGGGCCATTAATTTTGATGTTTTGTAACCATTAATTGGCCATCAATAAtgattttaatagtgtgagattatatctaatggtgagagatcactcatttttattttgatggttaagtactgggcacaaaacacaaaaattgctggtcTCTACACTTTTCCTTTATGCATCTGCGCTGTTAAATATCgacaattaattaatactaaataaggcaagttctgaccgttttttttttctacctaacattaatatatattgtgattatacaaaataacaaaatagtCTAAAACAgtttaaatgattttattttgtatttttatttactgtttatcttaattattttatatttttaaatataattagaataattaaataatattaaatatgtaattagaaatattatacatatattttttaaaaacaatgtTTCACTGCAaataaaatattatcattttttatcattatttgacGAATAATAATTTGTACTTATATTTAAAGGTTTTTGcacatttaaattaatataatttatactt
This window harbors:
- the LOC112779335 gene encoding protein LIGHT-DEPENDENT SHORT HYPOCOTYLS 1-like yields the protein MDLVSESSPPASNAKAPTTTTVNGVGGGGGSNSVVAVSASSSSSSSPSSSRYENQKRRDWNTFCQYLRNHRPPLSLNLCSGAHVLEFLHYLDQFGKTKVHNHNCPFFGLPNPPAPCPCPLRQAWGSLDALIGRLRAAYEENGGRPESNPFGARAVRIYLRDVRDFQAKARGVSYEKKRKRPKPKVNNNGCAMSAAATTTT